The proteins below come from a single Rosa rugosa chromosome 2, drRosRugo1.1, whole genome shotgun sequence genomic window:
- the LOC133734038 gene encoding putative germin-like protein 9-2, translated as MASRTSTLKFFALLICSLAIAEMAMAGDPDILSDFIAPPNGTVDGNFFTYTGMRVVFEEDEPKNFTVLKATSAEFPALNGQSVSYAVLEFPSGTTNPPHTHPRSAELLFLVDGTLEVGFVDTKNNLFTQTLQVGDLFVFPKGLVHYQYNADSQNSATAISAFGSASAGTVSIPSTLFATNIDDNALALSFKTDVATIQQLKAGLAPKL; from the coding sequence ATGGCCTCGAGAACTTCCACCCTCAAATTCTTCGCATTACTAATCTGTTCTCTTGCAATCGCCGAAATGGCAATGGCTGGAGATCCAGATATTCTTAGTGACTTCATTGCGCCTCCAAATGGAACAGTAGATGGAAACTTCTTCACATACACTGGCATGCGTGTTGTCTTTGAAGAAGATGAGCCCAAAAACTTCACAGTTCTGAAGGCAACCTCCGCTGAGTTCCCTGCCCTTAATGGTCAGAGTGTTTCATATGCAGTTCTTGAATTCCCATCTGGCACTACTAACCCACCTCACACTCATCCTCGCTCTGCTGAGCTCCTCTTCCTTGTTGACGGTACCCTTGAAGTTGGCTTTGTCGACACAAAAAACAACCTCTTTACTCAGACTCTTCAGGTAGGTGACCTGTTTGTTTTTCCTAAGGGACTTGTTCACTACCAGTACAATGCCGATTCACAAAACTCGGCTACAGCAATTTCTGCTTTTGGAAGTGCAAGTGCAGGAACTGTGTCAATTCCTTCCACTTTGTTCGCCACCAACATCGATGACAATGCCTTGGCTTTGTCCTTCAAGACTGATGTAGCTACAATTCAACAGCTTAAGGCTGGTCTCGCTCCCAAGCTATGA
- the LOC133734126 gene encoding putative germin-like protein 9-2, with amino-acid sequence MASRTSSLKFFSLLISSLAIVQMAMADPDILTDFIAPNKTVDGNFFTFTGMRVLVGGDEPKTFTVLKATLAEFPALNGQSVSYAVLEFPAGTTNPPHTHPRSAELLFLIEGALEVCFVDTKNNLFTQTLQTGDLFVFPKGLVHYQYNADSQNPALAISAFGSASAGTVSIPTTLFATNIDDNVLALSFKTDVVTPRILNNKFKSET; translated from the coding sequence ATGGCTTCAAGAACTTCAAGCCTCAAATTCTTCTCACTACTAATTTCTTCACTTGCCATTGTTCAAATGGCAATGGCAGACCCGGACATTCTTACCGATTTCATTGCCCCAAATAAGACAGTAGATGGAAACTTCTTCACATTCACGGGAATGCGTGTTCTTGTTGGTGGAGACGAGCCTAAAACTTTCACAGTATTGAAGGCAACCTTGGCAGAGTTTCCTGCTCTAAATGGGCAGAGTGTTTCATATGCAGTCCTTGAATTCCCAGCTGGCACTACTAATCCACCACACACTCATCCTCGCTCTGCCGAGCTCCTCTTCCTCATTGAGGGTGCTCTTGAAGTTTGCTTTGTCGACACAAAGAACAACCTCTTTACTCAGACTCTTCAGACAGGTGACCTGTTTGTGTTTCCCAAGGGACTTGTGCACTACCAATACAATGCTGATTCACAAAACCCTGCTCTAGCAATCTCTGCCTTTGGAAGTGCAAGTGCCGGAACTGTGTCAATCCCTACCACTTTGTTCGCCACCAACATCGATGACAATGTCTTGGCTTTGTCCTTCAAGACTgatgttgtcacgccccgaattttgaataacaaattcaaatccgaaacatga